One genomic window of Carassius auratus strain Wakin chromosome 14, ASM336829v1, whole genome shotgun sequence includes the following:
- the LOC113114223 gene encoding ras-related protein Rap-2c, whose product MKEYKVVVLGSGGVGKSALTVQFVTGTFIEKYDPTIEDFYRKEIEVDSSPSVLEILDTAGTEQFASMRDLYIKNGQGFILVYSLVNQQSFQDIRPMRDQIVRVKRFEKVPLILVGNKVDLESEREVAGSDGRALAQEWGCPFIETSAKSKSMVDELFAEIVRQMNYTTLPEKQEQCCTACVVQ is encoded by the exons ATGAAGGAGTATAAGGTGGTTGTGTTGGGCAGCGGCGGCGTGGGCAAGTCCGCACTCACGGTCCAGTTTGTGACCGGGACATTCATAGAGAAATATGACCCGACCATTGAGGACTTCTATAGGAAGGAGATCGAGGTGGATTCGTCCCCCTCGGTGCTGGAGATCCTGGACACCGCTGGGACCGAGCAGTTCGCGTCCATGAGAGATCTGTACATCAAAAATGGGCAAGGCTTCATTCTAGTCTACAGCCTTGTCAATCAGCAGTCATTTCAG GACATCAGACCCATGCGGGACCAGATCGTTCGTGTGAAGCGCTTCGAGAAGGTGCCTCTGATCTTGGTGGGGAATAAGGTGGACCTGGAGTCCGAGCGGGAGGTGGCGGGCTCTGACGGACGTGCCCTCGCACAAGAGTGGGGCTGCCCCTTCATAGAGACCTCAGCCAAGAGCAAGAGCATGGTTGATGAGCTGTTCGCTGAGATTGTGAGGCAGATGAACTACACCACTTTGCCCGAGAAGCAAGAGCAATGCTGCACCGCCTGCGTCGTGCAATGA
- the LOC113114526 gene encoding UDP-N-acetylglucosamine transferase subunit ALG13 homolog isoform X1: protein MKTVFVTVGTTSFDDLIGAVTSDESVKALIGRGYTDVVLQVGRGSVVPDPDSCPGLTLQVFRFKDSIAEDMRHSDLIISHAGAGSCLEALGANKPLLVVVNDKLMDNHQLELAKQLQADSHLIYCTCSTLPQTLRDMDLSALTTYAPGQPENFASFLDKAVGLV, encoded by the exons ATGAAAACTGTATTTGTAACTGTCGGAACGACAAGTTTCGATGATCTGATTGGCGCTGTGACTTCAGATGAATCCGTGAAG gCATTAATCGGCCGTGGCTACACAGATGTGGTGCTTCAGGTCGGCAGAGGCTCAGTTGTTCCTGATCCAGACAGCTGCCCAGGACTGACACTTCAGGTGTTTCGTTTCAAAGACTCAATCGCCGAGGACATGAGACACTCAGATCTGATTATCAGTCATGCTG GAGCAGGAAGCTGTTTGGAAGCACTCGGAGCAAATAAACCTCTCCTTGTTGTAGTCAATGATAAATTAATGGACAATCACCAGCTGGAGCTCGCAAAGCAGCTACAGGCAGATTCACATCTTATCTACTGCACTTGCAG TACTCTGCCTCAGACTTTGAGGGATATGGATCTGTCTGCTTTGACAACCTATGCGCCTGGTCAACCGGAGAACTTCGCCAGCTTTTTAGATAAGGCTGTTGGACTTGTTTGA
- the LOC113114526 gene encoding UDP-N-acetylglucosamine transferase subunit ALG13 homolog isoform X2 has product MKTVFVTVGTTSFDDLIGAVTSDESVKALIGRGYTDVVLQVGRGSVVPDPDSCPGLTLQVFRFKDSIAEDMRHSDLIISHAGSCLEALGANKPLLVVVNDKLMDNHQLELAKQLQADSHLIYCTCSTLPQTLRDMDLSALTTYAPGQPENFASFLDKAVGLV; this is encoded by the exons ATGAAAACTGTATTTGTAACTGTCGGAACGACAAGTTTCGATGATCTGATTGGCGCTGTGACTTCAGATGAATCCGTGAAG gCATTAATCGGCCGTGGCTACACAGATGTGGTGCTTCAGGTCGGCAGAGGCTCAGTTGTTCCTGATCCAGACAGCTGCCCAGGACTGACACTTCAGGTGTTTCGTTTCAAAGACTCAATCGCCGAGGACATGAGACACTCAGATCTGATTATCAGTCATGCTG GAAGCTGTTTGGAAGCACTCGGAGCAAATAAACCTCTCCTTGTTGTAGTCAATGATAAATTAATGGACAATCACCAGCTGGAGCTCGCAAAGCAGCTACAGGCAGATTCACATCTTATCTACTGCACTTGCAG TACTCTGCCTCAGACTTTGAGGGATATGGATCTGTCTGCTTTGACAACCTATGCGCCTGGTCAACCGGAGAACTTCGCCAGCTTTTTAGATAAGGCTGTTGGACTTGTTTGA
- the LOC113114529 gene encoding uncharacterized protein CXorf65 homolog, with amino-acid sequence MFIYIKHGDNNQFLVNTNCPTVVLTEYIKTRLGLAESELIDLCDERGVLKFLFLPQNSKQSARGLLKAKESFSVCIIKRTSDGAYNSVTSLLSGIDPAVKETLKTQIDNLEKTRLKQLHIVEARMATSEEINAQALSTKTTKKRKKVTHASAPDEEVQRHTGDRKSRN; translated from the exons atgtttatttacattaaacatgGAG ATAATAACCAGTTCCTAGTTAACACCAACTGTCCAACCGTCGTCCTCACTGAATACATAAAAACCAGGCTGGGACTTGCTGAGTCAG agcttATAGACCTGTGTGATGAACGAGGAGTGCTGAAATTCCTCTTCCTGCCCCAGAATTCAAAGCAATCTGCTCGTGGACTGCTAAAGGCTAAAGAGTCATTCAGTGTTTGCATTATTAAGC gaacATCTGATGGGGCTTATAACTCGGTCACATCACTGTTATCCGGTATTGACCCTGCTGTAAAAG AGACCCTGAAGACTCAGATTGACAATCTTGAGAAAACTCGTCTGAAGCAGCTTCATATTGTAGAGGCTCGTATGGCTACATCAGAGGAAATCAATGCTCAGGCTCTGTCCACTAAAACT ACTAAAAAGCGCAAGAAAGTTACACATGCCAGTGCCCCTGATGAAGAAGTCCAGCGCCACACAGGGGACAGGAAGAGCAGAAACTGA